The Chloroflexota bacterium sequence CGGCGACGCGGAGATTTATGTGAAGTACGAGCACCTGAATCCGGGCGGTTCTATCAAGGACAGACCCGTGCTGCGTATGCTGGTCGAGGCGATTCTCGCGGGCGAGCTGACGAAGGACAAGTCCATCATCGACGCTACTTCGGGCAACGCGGGCATCGCCTACGCGATGATTGGCGCGGTGCTGGGCTACGGCGTTACGCTGGTGATGCCGGAGAACGCGAGCGAAGAGCGCAAGAAGCGGCTCATTGCGCACGGTGCGGAGATTATCTACACCGATCCGATGCTCGGGTACGACGAGGCGCTGTACGAGGTGAAGCGGCGCTACGAGCAGTCGCCGGAGTCGTACTATTACAGCGACCAGTACAGCAACCAGAATAACCCGCAAGCGCACTACGACACGACGGCGGAGGAGATCCTGCGACAGATGCCGGATGTTACGCATTTTGTCGGCGGTGTGGGCACGGGCGGCACGATTTCGGGCGTCGGGCGTCGGCTCAAGGAGCATAATCCGGACATCAAGGTCATCAGCATCGATCCGCCGGAATGGCCCGGCGTCGAAGGGCTGAAGCCGCTTAGCGCGGGGCACATCATCCCGGACACCTTCGATTCGTCAGTCGTGGACGAGATGCTGGTCATAGATGTGGACGCGTCGTACGCGATGTCACGGCGGCTGTCGGCTGTCGGCTTGTTCGCAGGGCAATCGTCCGGCGCGTATGTGCAAGGCGCGCACGAAATAGCGCAGCGAGAACGCGCCGGCCGCATCGTAACCGTCTTCAACGACATAGGCGAACGCTACTTCAGCACGGGTATGTGGGGGTAAGAGACTAAAATGACATCACGCCGACGGCACTGGGTCGTAGTGCGATAAGATCCTGCCGTTGACCAGCACTATGCCGTCTTCACAGCAGCTTTCTACGCGGCCGCCGTCGTATTGTTCGTAGTACAGGTTCGCGTAGAGACCGTCGTTTTCTAGCAGTTCGTCGTGCGTGCCTTGTTCCACGATGCGGCCGTCTTCCACCGAGAATATCACATCTGCCGACAGTATCGTGGACAGCCTGTGCGCTATCGCGATTGTGGTGCGCCCCTTCATCAACGGTTCTAGAGCCGCCTGTACATACCGCTCGCTCGCAGTGTCCAGCGCCGATGTTGCCTCGTCCAGTATCAATATGCGCGGGTCGTGCAGTATAACCCGCGCAATGGACAGCCGCTGCCGTTCGCCACCGGACAGCCGGTATCCACGTTCGCCCACGACGGTGTCGTAGCCGTCCGGGAACTCCAGTATGCGGTCGTGGATGAACGCCGCTTTTGCCGCGGCTATCATCTGCTCTTCGCTCGCGTCCGGCGCGCCGTACAGCAGGTTTTCGCGCAGTGTCGCGTGGAATAAGTAGCTCTCCTGCGACACATAGCCTATCAGCCGAGCAAGCGATTCCAGCCGTATGTCGCGCACATCGATGTCGTCTATCTTCACCGCGCCTTCGGTAACATCGTACAGACGCGGTATCAGGTATGAAATGGTCGTCTTGCCGGAGCCGCTCGGTCCCACGAGCGCCGCAAGCTGTCCCGCCTCGATCTGCATATTCACGCCGTCCAGCGCGTATCGTCGCGCGCCGCTCACCGATGCACCGCCGCCGGATATGCCGATCGCAGATGCGCCGTTCGATTTGCCATCTACACCCGCGCCGTTCCGCGAATGACCATTTACAGAACTGCCATCGCCAACCACATCGCCGTTCGCCGATAATCCTGCCGATACACCTGCTGATGTGCCCGCGATGCGCTCTTCCGCCGACAGTCCGTACATCAGCCGCACATTCTCGAGCGTAATCTTGCCCGCGACATCCTCGGGGGCGAGCGTTACGGCGTCATCGGCGTCCACGATTTCCGGCTCTATGTCCAAGTAGCCGAATATGCGCTCGAACAGCGCCATGGATCCCTGAAGTTCGACCGACACTTGCAGCAGACTGCCTATTGGCCAGAACAGCCGCGATTGCAGCGTGGTGAACGCGACTATCGTGCCTGCGGACAGCCCTTGCGCCGCGTCGCCGCTCAACAGATAACCCGCGATGAGGTATATCAGCACCGGCGTAAGCGAGAAGAATATCTGCACAAGCGCGAAGAACGATCGTCCAGTCATCTGCTGCCGCAGCGTCAGGACGGCGAGATGTTCGTTTTCGTGGTGGAAGCGCTCGATTTCGCGCTCTTGCCTGCCGAACAGCTTGGACAGCATCATGCCGGATATGGACAGCGTTTCCTGCGTAATGGCGGTTACTTCTGCGGACGCTTGCTGCGTTTGCGCCGCCGCCACGCGCCGCCTTGCGCCCACGAACTTGGATATGAGCGCGAAGATTGGCACGGAGCACATGGAAACGACCGTGAGTTCCCACGACAGCACGAACATCGCCACGAGCGTGCTGATGAATATGACGATGTTGGACAGCACGTTGGACACGGTGCCGGACACGACATTCTGCACGCCGCCGACATCGTTCGCCACCCGCGACTGAATCTCGCCGGTGCGCGTGTCCGTGAAGAATGAGATGGAGAGTGTTTGCAGGTGTTCGTAGAGTCTATCGCGCAGGTCGCGCATCACGCGCTGCCCAACTTCGTTCGTGAGGTAGGTCTGCACGATGCCGAGCGCGCCGGTCACCACGGTAATGCCCGCCATAACGCCCACGATTATCCACAGCAGATTGAGATCCGGCATGCCGGACGGCGGGAACAGCGCCGAGTCGAACACGACGCGGATGAGGATAGGGTTGACCACGCCCAGCCCGGCGGTGATAAGAATCAGCGCGCCCACGACCGACACTTTGAACCAGTACGGCTTGAACGCGCCCAGAATACGCCGCCCCAGCCCACGCTTAGCGGTGTCTCCGATGGTGTTCACCTTGCTATCTTGCATAAGCACACCCCAGCCTACGGCTCCCAGCTATGGCTCAACGATAACGCGTCCCCGATGCTCCAGTATAGCGGAAAATCTGCGGGAGGTATCAATTACCGTGTCAGCCTGACTTGCCCGCAAGCATAGCGCGAGAGATTAACATCGATGGACAGAACATGCAGGATAGGCAGGATAGGCTAGGGCTTGGCGTCTAAGTGGGCTTGGAGCATTATTGCGGCGGCGGCGGCGTCCGTGGTGCCTCGGTCGCGCGCGCGGTCGGCGGCGGTGATACCCGCTTGCGCCAGCATTCTTTCTGCTTGCACGGACGATAGGCGCTCGTCGATGCGCGTTATGAGGATTTTGGCGCGCGCTGCTAGTTCGTCTGCGAAGTCTAGCGTGATGCGCGTCTGCGCTCCGATGCGGCCGGACATCAGGTACGGTATGCCGACCAGAATCTCTTCGGCGGCATGCTCGTCCGCGAGCGCCAGTATGGCGTCAATCGCGGCGGCGATGTCCGGCGTGCGCCGTTCGATGGTCGTGAGCGGTGATGCGAGCATTCCCAGCGGGTCGCTGAGCGCCACGCCTATGCGCTTATCGCCTACATCCAGCGCCATTACTCTCATGAGCAACTCACTTGGATAAAGGGGATGGACAGGATATTTCCATCATGTTTATCCCGTCCATCCATGTTAGTTTCCTGTCTTCTGGCGCACTAGGTCGGTTGCGCCGTCAATCGCGGCGGCGAGCTTGTCCGCGTTGCGGCCACCTGCCTGTGCCATGTCGGGGCGTCCGCCGCCGCCGCCGCCGATAATCCTGCCGAGCTCACGCGCATACTCGCGGGCGTCCGCGCCGTCATCAACCAAATCTCGCGTGATGCCTACGCTGATTGTCGGGCGGTCGTTTACCACCGCGCCCAGCACGACGATACCACTGCCCATCTTGTCGCGCAGCCAGTCGCTTATCTCGCGCATGCCGTCTGAGCTGGATACTTCCGTCCGCGCCGCGAGCAACGAAACGCCGTTGATGTCCTGCTTCGTGTCGAGCAGAATCGCCGCCGCTTGGAGCGTGTTTTGTCGTTCTAACGTTTGGAGCTGCCGTCGAAGTTCGTCGTTTTCGTCTTGGATACGCTGCACGGCGCCGCCGAGTTCGGGCGGGGTAGTATTCAGCGATACTGCGAGATTGTTCTCGCGGTTGAATCGCTCCCAGACCAGCCGTTCAGCCGCCCTGCCGCTTACTGCTTCGAGGCGGCGCATTCCGGCGCCGATGCTGGATTCGCCGAGAATATAGACGCATCCGACCTCGCCGGTGTGCTGCACATGCGTGCCGCCGCAGACCTCGAAGCTGAATGTGTCGCCGTTGGCGATTTCTATCAGGCGCACACGCTCACCGTAGCGGTCGCCGAAGAACGCCAAAGCGCCGCGCTGTATCGCCGCCGAGTATGTGTCTTCGTCGCGATGGATGCCCGCGTTTTGCCGAATCTGCTCGTTGACCAGATGCTGCACCTGCCAAAGTTCGTCGTCCGTGACCGGCTGCACGTGCGAGAAGTCGAAGCGCAGTCTGTCCGGGGCGACCAGGGAACCTGCCTGCCGTACATGCGCGCCCAGGACATCACGCAACGCGGCATGCAGCATGTGCGTCGCAGTGTGGTTGCGCGTAATGTCTTCGCGGCGCACGGGATCGACATCGGCTTGCACTGTGTCGCCCAAGCGCACAACGCCATCGGCTACCTTGCCGAAGTGCATAATGACATCGGGCATCACTGCCTGCGTATCATGCACTGCGATTCTGCCGTCCGGCGCGGTGAGTGTGCCGGCGTCGCCCACTTGCCCGCCGCCTTCCGCGTAGAATGGCGTCTGCACCAGTAGAACCTCGACATCCTGCCCTACGGTCGCCTCGCTGACTACTTCGTCGTCCGCAATAAGCCCGACGATGGGCGATGACGCGCTGATTTGCTCATAGCCGAGGAACTGCGTTGCGCCGACGCCCAGACTTTCGTACACGCGGATTTTCGCGCGGGAATCGCCGAACTGAGCGGACGCTCTGCCGCGCTCCCGCTGCGCTTCCATCTCACGCTCGAAGCCTTCCGAATCGACTTCAACGCCCTGCTCGGAAGCGATTTCGCGTGTCATTTCAACAGGGAAGCCGTAGGTATCCCATAGGCGGAACATCATCGCGCCGTCGAGCGTTTCCACATCTTCGAGCGCATCGGTCAGCATGTTGTAGCCGTTCTGGAACGCCTGCTGGAAGCGCTCTTCTTCGAGTCGCAGCACTGTCAGGATGAACTCGCGGTTGTTGACCAGTTCGGGATAGACATGCCCCATTTTTTCGATGGTGGCGTCTGCAATGTCGCCAAGGAAGTTGCCTTCGATGCCGAGCCTGCGGGCATATCGGATGGCGCGGCGGATGACGCGGCGCAGCACATATCCGCGGCCTTCGTTGCCCGGCACAACGCCGTCGGCAATGAGGAAGGTTACGCTGCGTCCGTGTTCGGCGACGACGCGGATGGCGTATGTGTCGTCAAGGTTGTCGTAGCGCCTGCCGCTGACGCGCTCTACCGCACCGATAATGGGAGTAAACAGGTCGGTTTCGTAGGCGGTGTCCACATTTTGCAGGATGCGCACGAGGCGCTCGAAGCCCATGCCGGTGTCCACGCTGGGCGCGGGCAGGTTGGTGCGCGTGCCGTCGAGGTGGTGGTAGTACTGCATAAACACGAGGTTCCACAGCTCGACATATCTGTCGCAGACTACGCCGTTGGACATGACGTTCGTGCAATTGGGTTTGCAGTCGGATTGTCGGCAGCCGCGCTGTGCGCCGAAGTCGAAGTGCAGTTCGCTGCACGGTCCGCAGGGTCCCTCGTCGCCGGCGGGTCCCCACCAGTTTTCGTCGTCGCCGTAGCTATAGATGCGGTCGGAGGGGATGCCTTTGGCTTCCCACAGCCCGCGCGTTTCTTCGTCGGTCTCGTGGATGGCGGCGGCGAATTTGTTGAGCGGTATGCCGTAACCTTCGGTCATCAGCTCGACCGCGAAATCGACGGCGTTCGTTTTGAAGTAGTCTCCGAAGCTGAAGTTGCCGAGCATCTCGAACAGAGTGTTATGCGTGGCGTCGCCGACTTCTTCGATGTCGGGCGTGCGGAAGCACTTCTGCGAAGTGGTGGCGCGCTTGCTGGGGGGCACCGCCTCGCCGGTGAAGTAGGGCTTGAACTGCACCATACCCGCGGTGGTGAGCAGCAGCGTAGGGTCGCCGACCGGAATCAGCGACGAACTCGCCTGTCTGCTGTGCCCGTTCGCCTCGAAGTAGCTGAGGAACTTTTCTCGTATTTCGTCGCCGCTCATGGAATCTGGCATAGGTGTACCCCGAATGAAAGGATGGCTGTCCGCCCGCTGCCTGTATACAGTCTGGCTAGATGCTATGCTACCTGCATACGGGACGGAGAAAACCGAATAGTCCGATAATTTTAGCATGCTTGGGCGATGGGTAGTATGGATGAGATGGATGTCAACGGGGATTCTAATGTCCCTATTCATTACAAAGAATAAAATCAATGAATCAGATAAATGTAGTGTGTATTCATCATCACTCTTATGATACTGTTGTTTTGCAAGATTGATTAGATCAATTGAACCGATTACGTTGACATTGCCCTATGTGCAGCATGAAACCGAAAGGCGATCCTGATGGGAGAAGATTAGCAAGACGCAGGGCTTTGCTCTTAGCTGAGGCTGGCAAGGTGGCACGCTTGCTTGAATCTCTTCTTGAGCGCGCGGACTACAACACCGACGATTACAAGAAGTTGGTGAGAGACCTTGCGGGACATGAGAATTCGCAGTTGGTAAAGACTTATGGCAGACTTGAGTCTAGGAAAAGATATAAGGGTCAATCTTCACAGCCTCTGTTGGAAGATCGCACCACAAATTCCTTGTATGTCGATGAGAACGGCAAGTCCAAGCCGGAACCATTGGCTACGCCAACATTTTTCTCATTAGGCGCAATTTCCATGACGCCCGACGATGCCGATTCGTACAGAAATGCGGCGGACGAACTGAAGAACGATTTCTTTGGGCGGTCGGATTTTACATTCCACGAGCCTTATATGCGAAACCATGACGCTCTGTATTACTTCAATGGCGACAAGTCTAAGCAAAATGCTTTTGATGATGCTCTCAATAATCTGATTGAAGCGACGCCTTTTGTTGCCTTTGGCGTAGGTGTGAGAAAACACGCATATTTTGAAAGCCAAGGTCCTAAGGAAGACGCCGAGCATCAGTTGGAGTATGCTCGCCTATTATTAGATGGAACTCAGTGGGTGCCGTCGTCGGCTT is a genomic window containing:
- a CDS encoding cysteine synthase family protein, translated to MAQYPPLLAIGNTPLVKVDADFDIGDAEIYVKYEHLNPGGSIKDRPVLRMLVEAILAGELTKDKSIIDATSGNAGIAYAMIGAVLGYGVTLVMPENASEERKKRLIAHGAEIIYTDPMLGYDEALYEVKRRYEQSPESYYYSDQYSNQNNPQAHYDTTAEEILRQMPDVTHFVGGVGTGGTISGVGRRLKEHNPDIKVISIDPPEWPGVEGLKPLSAGHIIPDTFDSSVVDEMLVIDVDASYAMSRRLSAVGLFAGQSSGAYVQGAHEIAQRERAGRIVTVFNDIGERYFSTGMWG
- a CDS encoding ABC transporter ATP-binding protein, yielding MQDSKVNTIGDTAKRGLGRRILGAFKPYWFKVSVVGALILITAGLGVVNPILIRVVFDSALFPPSGMPDLNLLWIIVGVMAGITVVTGALGIVQTYLTNEVGQRVMRDLRDRLYEHLQTLSISFFTDTRTGEIQSRVANDVGGVQNVVSGTVSNVLSNIVIFISTLVAMFVLSWELTVVSMCSVPIFALISKFVGARRRVAAAQTQQASAEVTAITQETLSISGMMLSKLFGRQEREIERFHHENEHLAVLTLRQQMTGRSFFALVQIFFSLTPVLIYLIAGYLLSGDAAQGLSAGTIVAFTTLQSRLFWPIGSLLQVSVELQGSMALFERIFGYLDIEPEIVDADDAVTLAPEDVAGKITLENVRLMYGLSAEERIAGTSAGVSAGLSANGDVVGDGSSVNGHSRNGAGVDGKSNGASAIGISGGGASVSGARRYALDGVNMQIEAGQLAALVGPSGSGKTTISYLIPRLYDVTEGAVKIDDIDVRDIRLESLARLIGYVSQESYLFHATLRENLLYGAPDASEEQMIAAAKAAFIHDRILEFPDGYDTVVGERGYRLSGGERQRLSIARVILHDPRILILDEATSALDTASERYVQAALEPLMKGRTTIAIAHRLSTILSADVIFSVEDGRIVEQGTHDELLENDGLYANLYYEQYDGGRVESCCEDGIVLVNGRILSHYDPVPSA
- the ruvX gene encoding Holliday junction resolvase RuvX, whose translation is MRVMALDVGDKRIGVALSDPLGMLASPLTTIERRTPDIAAAIDAILALADEHAAEEILVGIPYLMSGRIGAQTRITLDFADELAARAKILITRIDERLSSVQAERMLAQAGITAADRARDRGTTDAAAAAIMLQAHLDAKP
- the alaS gene encoding alanine--tRNA ligase, whose protein sequence is MNRDIRIPVDIHLIHTTHRPSMLKLSDYSVFSVPYAGSIASSQTVYRQRADSHPFIRGTPMPDSMSGDEIREKFLSYFEANGHSRQASSSLIPVGDPTLLLTTAGMVQFKPYFTGEAVPPSKRATTSQKCFRTPDIEEVGDATHNTLFEMLGNFSFGDYFKTNAVDFAVELMTEGYGIPLNKFAAAIHETDEETRGLWEAKGIPSDRIYSYGDDENWWGPAGDEGPCGPCSELHFDFGAQRGCRQSDCKPNCTNVMSNGVVCDRYVELWNLVFMQYYHHLDGTRTNLPAPSVDTGMGFERLVRILQNVDTAYETDLFTPIIGAVERVSGRRYDNLDDTYAIRVVAEHGRSVTFLIADGVVPGNEGRGYVLRRVIRRAIRYARRLGIEGNFLGDIADATIEKMGHVYPELVNNREFILTVLRLEEERFQQAFQNGYNMLTDALEDVETLDGAMMFRLWDTYGFPVEMTREIASEQGVEVDSEGFEREMEAQRERGRASAQFGDSRAKIRVYESLGVGATQFLGYEQISASSPIVGLIADDEVVSEATVGQDVEVLLVQTPFYAEGGGQVGDAGTLTAPDGRIAVHDTQAVMPDVIMHFGKVADGVVRLGDTVQADVDPVRREDITRNHTATHMLHAALRDVLGAHVRQAGSLVAPDRLRFDFSHVQPVTDDELWQVQHLVNEQIRQNAGIHRDEDTYSAAIQRGALAFFGDRYGERVRLIEIANGDTFSFEVCGGTHVQHTGEVGCVYILGESSIGAGMRRLEAVSGRAAERLVWERFNRENNLAVSLNTTPPELGGAVQRIQDENDELRRQLQTLERQNTLQAAAILLDTKQDINGVSLLAARTEVSSSDGMREISDWLRDKMGSGIVVLGAVVNDRPTISVGITRDLVDDGADAREYARELGRIIGGGGGGRPDMAQAGGRNADKLAAAIDGATDLVRQKTGN
- a CDS encoding DUF3800 domain-containing protein, with the translated sequence MLLAEAGKVARLLESLLERADYNTDDYKKLVRDLAGHENSQLVKTYGRLESRKRYKGQSSQPLLEDRTTNSLYVDENGKSKPEPLATPTFFSLGAISMTPDDADSYRNAADELKNDFFGRSDFTFHEPYMRNHDALYYFNGDKSKQNAFDDALNNLIEATPFVAFGVGVRKHAYFESQGPKEDAEHQLEYARLLLDGTQWVPSSAFRNWLETGMRFAPKSNSHPMELSDMFSRDLYEWVRGECGIKPYRWEVFEKKIYCRDDGMRGKFGVKIFPDSDIRDKIEVHRVQCGAIRGN